Proteins from a genomic interval of Pseudophryne corroboree isolate aPseCor3 chromosome 4, aPseCor3.hap2, whole genome shotgun sequence:
- the LOC134911081 gene encoding transcription factor 23-like — translation MEGTQAGWQVCAPALPTPTQGTVDQRLDGEKRQQPPSRRHKVIRSQPVSSVSKSSKPSDVKQSPANNARERHRVRNLRQAFLSLQAALPSVPPDTKLSKLDVLVLATSYIAHLTHTLDQGRHLPGTCQMGRGPGYLHPMKKWPMRARLYAEALECDLSAGCPSHKN, via the exons ATGGAGGGGACACAGGCAGGGTGGCAGGTCTGTGCCCCAGCACTGCCAACCCCTACGCAGGGCACGGTGGACCAGAGACTGGACGGAGAGAAGCGCCAGCAGCCGCCCAGCAGGAGACACAAGGTTATCAGGAGTCAGCCT GTTTCGTCGGTCAGTAAAAGCAGCAAGCCGAGCGACGTGAAACAATCACCAGCAAACAACGCCCGGGAGAGGCACAGAGTCCGCAACCTGCGCCAAGCCTTCCTGTCCCTGCAGGCCGCTCTGCCCTCCGTCCCCCCTGACACCAAACTATCCAAGCTGGACGTCCTGGTCCTGGCCACCAGCTATATCGCCCACCTCACCCACACCCTGGACCAGGGGAGACACTTACCTGGCACCTGCCAGATGGGGAGAGGCCCAGGCTACCTGCACCCCATGAAG AAATGGCCGATGAGGGCCCGCCTGTATGCCGAAGCGCTGGAATGTGATTTATCAGCCGGATGCCCTTCGCACAAGAACTAG